TCCAGGGCGCGACAGGTCGTCGTACCCACGGCCACGACCCTCCTCCCTCGCCGCTTCGCTTCGTCGACGGCTCGAGCCACCTCTTCGGGGACGGAAACCCACTCGGGCTCGAGCCTGTGCCGCCGGATGTCGCGCTCGCGGATGGGAAGAAACGTACCGGGGCCCACGTGGAGAGTGAGAAAAGCCGTCCGGACGCCCGCCAGGGCGAGCTTCCGGAAAAGCTCTTCCGTGAAATGCAGTCCCGCCGTCGGAGCCGCCACGGAGCCGGGCGCCCGGGCGAAGACCGTCTGGTACCGCTCTCGGTCGTCGGGTTCGGCCGACCGCCGGATGTACGGGGGAAGCGGCACCTCGCCGTACCGCTCGAGCACGTCGCGTACGTCGAGCTCGCACCGCAAGAACACCCGCCCGCCCTCGACGCGTTCGACGCGAAGTCGGTCTTTTCCACCGAGGAGGAGCTCCTCTCCGACCCGGGCCCTCCGCAGGGGACGGGCGAGACACTCCCAGGTGCCGTCGCCCGCCGTGCGGACGAAAAGAAGCTCGACCCTAGCGCCACGCACGTTCCGGGCTCGGAGCCGCGCCGGAAGGACTCGCGTGTCGTTCAGGACGAGAAGGTCTCCGGGGCGGAGAAGGCGGGGAAGGTCCCTGACCCGAAAATGCCCGGGGGCGCCGGTACGCCCGAGGACGAGAAGCCGCGCGTGGTCCCGCCGAAAAAGGGGCCTCTGAGCGATGGAGCTCGCGGGAAGCTCGTAGTCGTAGGCCTCGAGGTCGAAAAGGTCCACCTCGTCGGCGGTACGCCGGGAACATGGCATGGGACACTACCCCTGTCCGAATGTTCCGGGAGGGTACCCGCGAGTCAAAGAGCGCTTCCGCTGGCGAGAAAGCCCCCGTTGGGGCAAAAGAAAGCCCATGCCCGTCCGCTGGTTCGAGACGCTCGACCTCGAAGGAATCGCGGCCAAGGTCGGGACGCCTTTTTTCCTCTACCACGCCGAGACCTTGCGCGAGCGCGCCCGGCGCATCCGAAACATCGCCCCGGAACCCGGAGTCCGGGCACGCTACGCGATGAAGGCCTGCTCGCTCCACGTCGTGCTCCGGGCGCTGCGGGAGGCGGACCTCTGGATCGACGCCGTGTCCGGGAACGAGGTTCTTCGCGCCAAGGCGGCTGGCTTCCCCGCGGGCGCCGAGCCCCCCGTGATCCTCCTCACGTCGGATGTCTTCCGGGACAACTCCCTCGACGTCGTCCTTCGCGAGCGCATCCTTCCGAACGTGGGGTCGCCCGGGATGCTTTCCGAGCTCGCTCGCTCGGGTTACCGGGGTCCCGTGGGGTTCCGGGTCAACCCCGGCTTCGGACACGGGCACGTGGAGGCCTGCGACACGGGCGGGCCCAGCTCGAAGCACGGCATCTGGTACGAGGACGCCCCACGCTGGCGACACGAAGCCGAACGGCTCGGGCTCCGGGTCACGCTGCTCCACGCCCACGTCGGCACAGGCCCCGAATTCGAGGAGTTCTACCGCAACATGCACCGGCTCGCCGACCTCTTCGAGTCGATGCTCGACGAGTTTCCCGACGTCGAAGCCGTCAACTTCGGCGGGGGCATCCCCTACCCCTACCGGCCGGGCGTGCCCGAGTTCGACCTCGCACCGTTCGGAGAGCTTCTGGCCCGGGCTCGGGCGCGCTGCAGCGAGCGGACAAAGAGAGACATTCGCGTCGAAATCGAGCCCGGTCGTTACCTGGTCGCACCGGCCGCCGTGCTCGTCGCGCGCGTGAGGGACGTCAAAGAAACGCGCGAGAACGAAAAAGGACCCGGGCACCTCTTCACGATGGTGGACGCGGGCTTCTGCGACCTGGTCCGCCCGGCCATGTACGGGTCCTACCACCACATGACGATCCCGGGGAATCCGAATCCGCCCGAGCGGACCGCCGTGGCGGGACCGCTTTGCGAGTCGGGAGACGTCTTCACCCGCGACCTCCACGAGCTTCTCGAACCCCGGGAACTTCCGCGCCCGCGACCGGGCGACCTGCTCGTGCTCCACGACGCCGGAGCCTACGGCGAAGCCATGAGCTCGAACTACAACTCGATCGGGCGCGCGGCCCGCGTCTGGGTCGAGAACGGAGCGTCCTACCTCGCCGGGCGGCGGGAGAGCTTCGAAGACCTCGTCCGCACCGAGTGCTTCGAGCGACTCTAGTCAGGGTTCGTCCCCGTGCACGAGCCGGCCGAGTTCCCGACGCAGCTCGGGAACACCTTCGCCGGTCCGAGCCGAAGTCGGGAAAACGCCGAGCGTCCCCGGGAGGGCGCGGCAGAGGGCACTCCTTTCGGCCCGCCGAAGCTTGTCGACCTTCGTGTAGACGAGGACGACCGGAAGCTCGTGCGCGGCGAAGAAGTCGAGCAGCATGCGCTCGTCCTCGCCCACCCCGCGCCGGGGGTCCACGAGCAGAAGAGCGGCACGCAGTTGCGGGCGGTTCCGGAAGTAGGCCTCGACGAGATCTTTCCAACCGCGCCGCACCGACTCCGGCACCTTCGCGAAGCCGTACCCGGGAAGATCGGCGAGCACCCATCGTTCGTCGACCACGAAAAAGTGGATCGCCTGCGTTCGGCCGGGGGTCTTGCTCACGCGTGCGATTTTCGCGCCGGCGAGGCGGTTCAGCAGCGCGGACTTTCCCACGTTGGAGCGGCCGGCGAACGCGAACTCGGGCCAGCGGTGCGACGGGAAGGCTTCGGGGAGGGGGGCGGAGGCCAGGAGGCGAACCGCCATGCCGCCCGCTCACTCGGTCCGGAGCACGGAACCGGGTGGCAACGTCTCGAGCAGGTGCCGGAAAGCCCGCTCCAGGTATTCGGGATCCTTGGACTCGAGCGTGATGCGCACGCGGTAGTCGGCGTCGAGCTTCGGGTAGGAACCGAGGAGAAGTTCGGGAAAGGCCGCCTGCGTGGCGTTGAGCGCCTCGGCGATCGAGCTCTCGGGCTCGCCGGTGTAGACGACCCGCATGTAGTACGGGTCCACGGCGAAGCGGTCCTTGATGGCCAGGAACTTGGCCCGGAAAAGCTCGGGGATGCCGGGCAGGATGTAGATGTTCTCGACCACGAGCGTCGGGAAGTTCATCCCGCCGTCGAAAAGGAGCTCGGCCCCTTCGGGAATCTCCGCCATCTTGAGCCGCGCGTCGTTCACCTTCTCGCCGAAGAACTCCCGCAGCATGCGCTCCATCTCGGGATGCCGCACGACCTTCCGGCCGAGCCCCCGGGCGATGCCCTCGATCGTGACGTCGTCGTGCGTGGGCCCCACCCCTCCCGAGGTGAACACCACGTCGTGCGTCCTGTAGACGGCGCGAATCGCCTCGGCGATCTCCTCGGGCTCGTCCGGCACCACCGTGATCCGCCGGAGCGCCACGCCGAGCTTCCGCAGCTCCTGCGCGAGAAACGAAGAATTCGTGTCGACGACCTTCCCCGAGAGGATCTCGTTTCCGATGACGACCAGCGCCGCGGTCTTCTCGCGCACGGCCCCTCTTCCCTCAGATGGAAATCGCGTCCTTCCGGAAGTCGCTCCGGCCGATCTTCACGTTCACGAGCGCCGGCTTCCCGGCCGAGAACGCACGTTCGAGCGCGGGGCGAATTTCGTCGGGCCTCTCGACGTACTCCCCGTGCCCGCCGAGGGCTTCCACGACCCTGTCGTACCGCGTGTAGTCGAGTCGCGTGGCCACGGCCCGCTCCTCGCCGTAGAGCTGCACCTGCCCCCGCAGGATCTGCATCCAGGCGGCGTCGTTCCCGACGATGCCGACGACGGGAATCTTCTGCCGCACCATGGCTTCGAACTCGAGCCCGTGGAGACCGAAGGATCCGTCTCCGTAGACGATCACGACCGTGCTCTCGGGCTTGGCGAGCTTGGCCGCCATGGCGTAGCCGGGACCGACTCCGAGCGTGCCGAGCGGTCCCGGGTCGAGCCAGTGCCCCTGCTGGTAGATACGGAGCACGGAAGCCGCCGTCGCGACGAAATCCCCGCCGTCGCCCACGACGATCGAGTTCCGGTCGAGCATCCGGTCGATCTCGTGACAGAGTCGGAGCGGGTTGATGGGCACGGCGTCCGACTCGAGCTCGGGCCTCATGCGTTCGCGCTTCTCGTTTTCTTTCTCTCGCAGCTCCGAGAGCCAGGGTCTCACGAGTTCTTTCGAAAAACCGTTCGCCCGCGCGCATTCCGTGAGCTGCTCCATGACGAGGCCCGTGTCGCCCACGATTCCCACCTCCACGGCCCGGTTCCGTCCGATTTCGGCCCCGTCGAGATCGACCTGGACGAGCTTCGCCCGGGGGTTGATGTGCGTCTCGCGCCCGTAGCCCAGACGGAAGTCGAGCGGCGTCCCGAAGATCAGGACGACGTCGGCCTGGCGAAGGGCGTCCTTTCGGGTGAGGGAAAAGAAGTAGGGGCTGTCCGGCGGCAGCGATCCGCGCCCGAGACCGTTCACGTACACGGGCATCCCGAACGTCTCGACGAACTCGGGGTACGCTTCCCTCCGGCGCGACCAGCGGAGCTGGGTTCCCACGAGCACCACGGGCTTCTGCGCCCGCCGGAGGAGTTCGAACGCCCGCTCGACGTAACGCGGATCGCCGGCGATGCCGGCCTCGGTCCGGTACTGCTTCGGGAACACGACGTCCGCCTCGTCGTACTGTGCGAAAAGCTGGTCGATCGGCATCTCGAGAAACACGGGGCCCGGGAGCCCCGTCGTGGCCTTCCGGAAGGCCATGGCCACGTACTCGGCGAGCCGGCGCCCCTCGGGTACGGAAGTCGCCCACTTGGTGATGGGCCGCATGAGCTCGACGTGGTTCATGTCCTGGAGCGAGCCCATGTCGGCGAAGGGCCGCGGCCCCTGGCCGCCGATCACGATCATGGGAACGTTCGCCCGGTGCGCGTTCGCGACGCCGGTCACGGCGTCGGTGAGCCCGGGACCCGCCGTCACCACCGCCACGCCCGGCGACCCCGTCACCTTGGCCCAGCCGTCGGCCGCGTGCGCCGCCGTTTGCTCGTGGCGGACGTCGATCACGCGGATCCCCTCGTCGAGGCACCCGTCGTAGATGGGCATCACGTGACCGCCGCAGAGAGTGAACACGAAGGGGACGTTCTCCGCTGCGAGCGCTTTCGCGACGACGCGGCCGCCGTGCATGTTCGCCATCGTTGTTCCTCCTGTTCCCGGAGCCGAACGTGCACTATAGCCGC
This Candidatus Binatia bacterium DNA region includes the following protein-coding sequences:
- a CDS encoding acetolactate synthase, which translates into the protein MANMHGGRVVAKALAAENVPFVFTLCGGHVMPIYDGCLDEGIRVIDVRHEQTAAHAADGWAKVTGSPGVAVVTAGPGLTDAVTGVANAHRANVPMIVIGGQGPRPFADMGSLQDMNHVELMRPITKWATSVPEGRRLAEYVAMAFRKATTGLPGPVFLEMPIDQLFAQYDEADVVFPKQYRTEAGIAGDPRYVERAFELLRRAQKPVVLVGTQLRWSRRREAYPEFVETFGMPVYVNGLGRGSLPPDSPYFFSLTRKDALRQADVVLIFGTPLDFRLGYGRETHINPRAKLVQVDLDGAEIGRNRAVEVGIVGDTGLVMEQLTECARANGFSKELVRPWLSELREKENEKRERMRPELESDAVPINPLRLCHEIDRMLDRNSIVVGDGGDFVATAASVLRIYQQGHWLDPGPLGTLGVGPGYAMAAKLAKPESTVVIVYGDGSFGLHGLEFEAMVRQKIPVVGIVGNDAAWMQILRGQVQLYGEERAVATRLDYTRYDRVVEALGGHGEYVERPDEIRPALERAFSAGKPALVNVKIGRSDFRKDAISI
- the queA gene encoding S-adenosylmethionine:tRNA ribosyltransferase-isomerase → MPCSRRTADEVDLFDLEAYDYELPASSIAQRPLFRRDHARLLVLGRTGAPGHFRVRDLPRLLRPGDLLVLNDTRVLPARLRARNVRGARVELLFVRTAGDGTWECLARPLRRARVGEELLLGGKDRLRVERVEGGRVFLRCELDVRDVLERYGEVPLPPYIRRSAEPDDRERYQTVFARAPGSVAAPTAGLHFTEELFRKLALAGVRTAFLTLHVGPGTFLPIRERDIRRHRLEPEWVSVPEEVARAVDEAKRRGRRVVAVGTTTCRALESRAKPDGTVVAGEGWAERYLVPGERFFVVDALFTNFHLPRSSLLALVCAFAGRERVLAAYREALARGYRFYSYGDAMLVL
- a CDS encoding molybdenum cofactor biosynthesis protein, with product MREKTAALVVIGNEILSGKVVDTNSSFLAQELRKLGVALRRITVVPDEPEEIAEAIRAVYRTHDVVFTSGGVGPTHDDVTIEGIARGLGRKVVRHPEMERMLREFFGEKVNDARLKMAEIPEGAELLFDGGMNFPTLVVENIYILPGIPELFRAKFLAIKDRFAVDPYYMRVVYTGEPESSIAEALNATQAAFPELLLGSYPKLDADYRVRITLESKDPEYLERAFRHLLETLPPGSVLRTE
- the engB gene encoding putative GTP-binding protein EngB, encoding MAVRLLASAPLPEAFPSHRWPEFAFAGRSNVGKSALLNRLAGAKIARVSKTPGRTQAIHFFVVDERWVLADLPGYGFAKVPESVRRGWKDLVEAYFRNRPQLRAALLLVDPRRGVGEDERMLLDFFAAHELPVVLVYTKVDKLRRAERSALCRALPGTLGVFPTSARTGEGVPELRRELGRLVHGDEP
- the lysA gene encoding diaminopimelate decarboxylase, producing MPVRWFETLDLEGIAAKVGTPFFLYHAETLRERARRIRNIAPEPGVRARYAMKACSLHVVLRALREADLWIDAVSGNEVLRAKAAGFPAGAEPPVILLTSDVFRDNSLDVVLRERILPNVGSPGMLSELARSGYRGPVGFRVNPGFGHGHVEACDTGGPSSKHGIWYEDAPRWRHEAERLGLRVTLLHAHVGTGPEFEEFYRNMHRLADLFESMLDEFPDVEAVNFGGGIPYPYRPGVPEFDLAPFGELLARARARCSERTKRDIRVEIEPGRYLVAPAAVLVARVRDVKETRENEKGPGHLFTMVDAGFCDLVRPAMYGSYHHMTIPGNPNPPERTAVAGPLCESGDVFTRDLHELLEPRELPRPRPGDLLVLHDAGAYGEAMSSNYNSIGRAARVWVENGASYLAGRRESFEDLVRTECFERL